A region from the Deltaproteobacteria bacterium HGW-Deltaproteobacteria-18 genome encodes:
- the hisD gene encoding histidinol dehydrogenase, which produces MEYIKKAIATAESKSEGVRDSVKKILTDIEEGGEAAVQELAKKFDNWEGDFILSEDKKSRLIKSVPESVKDDIRFAHGQVHAFAKAQRDSIQEFETENFPGVSLGQRIIPMDVAGCYVPGGRFAHACSALMSVATAKTAGVPFVVAASPPRGDAIDPAVAYAMDYSGADVILELGGIQAIATMALGLFTGRPANILVGPGNAYVAEAKACLAGTGRCCIDVFAGPTESAVIADSTADPMTVAIDLVSQAEHGYDSPVWLFTDSRELAQNVLTLMDQLIDDMPNPEVPRSAWRDYGEIILCADREELCRVNDLYAAEHVQVIAEDLDWWRCNLKSYGSLFLGEGSTVPHGDKCSGTNHILPTKKAGYYSGGLNVHKFLKIYTYQQISTEANKTISAVASRLSRVEGMEGHARACDWRLKKYFSEESWDFHVYNHPDYKY; this is translated from the coding sequence GTGGAGTATATCAAGAAGGCTATCGCGACAGCCGAATCAAAAAGCGAAGGTGTTCGCGATTCGGTCAAGAAAATTTTGACTGATATCGAGGAAGGCGGAGAGGCTGCAGTTCAGGAACTCGCGAAAAAATTCGACAACTGGGAAGGGGATTTCATTCTCAGTGAGGATAAGAAGTCGCGGCTCATCAAAAGCGTCCCTGAATCCGTAAAGGACGACATCCGTTTCGCCCATGGCCAGGTTCATGCATTCGCCAAGGCGCAGCGGGACAGCATCCAGGAGTTTGAAACAGAGAATTTTCCGGGAGTTTCTCTCGGTCAGAGAATCATTCCCATGGATGTCGCTGGGTGTTACGTCCCCGGTGGTCGTTTTGCTCACGCCTGCTCAGCCTTGATGAGCGTCGCAACCGCGAAGACAGCCGGTGTTCCTTTTGTTGTCGCGGCCTCCCCGCCACGCGGTGACGCCATTGATCCTGCTGTCGCCTACGCGATGGATTACTCCGGGGCGGATGTCATTCTTGAACTCGGAGGAATCCAGGCCATCGCCACCATGGCTTTGGGCTTGTTCACAGGTCGGCCTGCCAATATTCTGGTAGGACCGGGTAATGCTTATGTCGCCGAAGCCAAGGCCTGTCTGGCCGGAACGGGACGTTGCTGCATCGACGTTTTCGCGGGCCCCACCGAGTCCGCCGTCATCGCGGATTCGACCGCGGACCCCATGACGGTAGCCATCGATCTCGTCTCCCAGGCGGAGCACGGGTATGATTCCCCGGTTTGGCTTTTCACCGACAGTCGCGAGCTCGCCCAGAACGTGTTGACACTGATGGATCAGCTTATCGACGATATGCCAAATCCTGAAGTGCCGCGTTCAGCCTGGAGGGATTACGGCGAAATCATCCTGTGTGCTGATCGCGAGGAACTGTGCCGCGTGAACGACCTCTACGCCGCCGAGCATGTCCAGGTAATCGCCGAGGATCTCGATTGGTGGCGATGCAACCTGAAGTCCTACGGGTCTCTGTTCCTTGGTGAGGGCAGCACCGTTCCTCACGGCGACAAGTGCTCCGGCACAAACCACATCCTGCCGACAAAGAAAGCCGGCTATTACTCCGGCGGTCTCAACGTCCACAAGTTTCTGAAAATATACACATATCAGCAGATCAGCACGGAAGCTAACAAGACCATCAGTGCCGTGGCCTCGCGTTTGTCCCGCGTGGAAGGAATGGAGGGGCATGCCCGGGCCTGCGATTGGCGTCTGAAGAAGTACTTCTCGGAAGAATCTTGGGATTTTCATGTCTATAATCATCCGGATTACAAGTATTAA
- a CDS encoding C4-dicarboxylate ABC transporter substrate-binding protein has translation MPRKIKLLVVCLTLLLAFGAGDVFAKRIVKVGMGDPMESDQGAFAKRFKENLEGLSNGEIEVQLFPGGSLGTETEMLQNARMGTLDVAIVGVGNVVPFVPQFGALSYPYLIENHYDAVKATTGYMGAYWNKIGEEKGGFTVLGWTYSNFRFVTNSARPVNALADLAGLKIRVPQNKVILATLTALGANPIPMAWSETFTAMQQKVIDGQENPYIVNYTMKFQEVQKYLTETHYQYSFQPMVMGVKTMKSFDDATKDMVIRAGIEAQQYCLLFQVLEAEKAKKGMQDAGVEVSILKDEDQWKEIVKAKVWPEYYDFVGGKEVIDTMMLHLGKK, from the coding sequence ATGCCTCGGAAAATTAAATTACTGGTAGTATGTCTGACTCTTTTGCTTGCTTTTGGTGCCGGTGACGTCTTTGCGAAAAGGATCGTCAAGGTAGGTATGGGTGATCCGATGGAGTCGGACCAGGGCGCATTTGCAAAAAGATTCAAAGAGAATCTTGAAGGACTTTCCAACGGTGAGATCGAGGTTCAGCTTTTTCCGGGCGGTTCTCTGGGCACTGAAACCGAAATGTTGCAGAATGCCCGCATGGGTACTCTGGATGTGGCAATTGTTGGCGTCGGCAACGTCGTCCCCTTCGTTCCTCAATTCGGAGCATTGAGCTATCCGTACCTGATCGAGAATCACTATGACGCCGTCAAGGCGACGACAGGTTACATGGGCGCATACTGGAACAAGATCGGAGAGGAGAAGGGCGGATTCACGGTGCTCGGCTGGACGTACTCGAATTTTCGATTCGTGACCAACTCCGCAAGGCCCGTCAATGCCCTCGCAGACCTCGCCGGTCTGAAGATCCGCGTCCCCCAGAACAAGGTCATCCTTGCCACGCTCACCGCACTGGGTGCCAATCCCATCCCCATGGCATGGTCAGAGACGTTCACGGCCATGCAGCAGAAAGTTATCGACGGCCAGGAGAATCCCTACATCGTCAATTACACGATGAAGTTCCAGGAAGTTCAGAAGTACCTCACCGAAACGCATTATCAGTATTCGTTCCAGCCGATGGTCATGGGCGTCAAGACCATGAAGAGCTTCGACGACGCGACCAAGGACATGGTTATCCGTGCTGGTATCGAGGCGCAGCAGTATTGCCTTCTCTTCCAGGTTCTTGAAGCTGAGAAAGCCAAGAAAGGCATGCAGGACGCCGGTGTTGAAGTCTCGATCCTGAAAGACGAAGATCAGTGGAAAGAGATCGTCAAAGCCAAAGTATGGCCTGAATATTATGACTTTGTTGGCGGAAAGGAAGTGATTGACACCATGATGCTGCATCTTGGGAAGAAGTAA
- a CDS encoding aminotransferase, giving the protein MSSERKTFRKDFTRQEAIPEEGMKCAIEIMQSGKLHRYNVGQGEIGEAALLEKEFAEYMGAKYCLACASCGSAMYLALKCIGVKPGDKVLCNAFTLAPVPGAIENSGAVVELVEITEDYTIDLEDLEKKARESQAKFFLISHMRGHIANMGHVLEICERNGLQLIEDCAHTMGATWDGRKSGSFGKIGCFSTQTYKHINSGEGGLLVTDDEEVIAKAIIYSGSYMLYEKHVSRPPLEVFDRFKLLTPNYSCRMDNLRAALLRPQLAVLDQRCERWNERYRLLEERLRGIAGIMCPTRESREGYVGSSIQFSLPGIEESRIRQFLQANEERGVHIKWFGHVEPVGFTSAYQSWKYFGALPDLPGSNRVLAKLCDMRIPLTFELEDCSRIADIIAETAKEIF; this is encoded by the coding sequence ATGAGCTCGGAGAGAAAAACCTTCCGTAAGGATTTTACCCGGCAGGAAGCTATTCCCGAGGAAGGGATGAAGTGTGCGATCGAAATCATGCAGAGCGGAAAGCTGCATCGATACAACGTCGGTCAGGGCGAAATCGGCGAGGCGGCCTTGCTTGAGAAAGAGTTCGCCGAGTACATGGGAGCAAAATATTGCCTTGCATGTGCGTCATGTGGAAGTGCGATGTACCTTGCCTTGAAGTGTATTGGCGTTAAGCCTGGCGACAAGGTATTGTGCAACGCATTCACACTGGCTCCAGTTCCTGGCGCAATAGAGAACTCAGGAGCTGTTGTCGAGCTTGTCGAGATTACGGAAGACTACACAATAGATCTTGAAGATCTTGAGAAAAAGGCGCGCGAATCGCAAGCGAAGTTCTTTCTCATATCCCATATGCGCGGACACATCGCGAACATGGGGCATGTCCTTGAGATCTGTGAAAGAAATGGGCTTCAGCTCATCGAGGATTGCGCACACACCATGGGGGCGACCTGGGATGGCCGCAAGAGCGGGTCCTTCGGCAAGATCGGTTGTTTCAGCACGCAGACCTACAAGCATATCAACTCCGGCGAAGGCGGCCTCCTTGTCACGGACGACGAGGAAGTCATTGCCAAAGCCATCATCTATTCGGGTTCGTACATGCTCTATGAGAAGCACGTGTCCCGACCGCCGCTCGAGGTCTTCGATCGGTTCAAGCTCCTCACTCCAAATTACAGTTGCCGCATGGACAACCTGCGTGCGGCGCTTCTTCGCCCGCAACTCGCGGTGCTCGATCAGCGCTGCGAACGGTGGAACGAGCGTTACCGCCTTCTTGAAGAGCGACTGCGCGGAATTGCCGGTATCATGTGCCCGACTCGCGAATCACGGGAAGGCTATGTCGGCAGCTCCATTCAGTTCAGCCTCCCCGGTATTGAGGAATCAAGGATCAGACAGTTTCTTCAGGCCAACGAGGAGCGCGGAGTCCACATCAAGTGGTTCGGCCATGTCGAGCCGGTCGGCTTTACCAGCGCGTATCAGAGCTGGAAGTATTTCGGGGCTCTTCCGGATCTTCCCGGGAGCAATCGTGTCCTCGCCAAACTTTGCGACATGCGCATCCCGCTCACCTTCGAGCTGGAGGATTGTTCGCGCATCGCCGACATTATTGCTGAAACAGCAAAGGAGATATTCTGA
- a CDS encoding lipoate--protein ligase — MRFIHNTSTDPAFNLAAEEWLLRHTDTDIFMLWRNAPAVIVGRNQNTASEIDEEFVRERGITVIRRLTGGGAVFHDLGNVNFTFIQLGKQTKQLDFHRFTAPIMEALQAMGVNCRFEGRNDLVIDGQKFSGNAQLLEKDRVLHHGTLLFSSQMADLSGALRINPVKYVDKAVKSVAKRVTNISSHLPEPIDVETFVRRVMAYVSGNEAETLPGLRASEEAAINGLVESKYGTWDWNFGSSPNYGFTRGTRTEGGVVEVHLDVRHGRIEQARIFGDFFGARTVAELEALLAGCRHERSELSRHLANVRIDEFIRNVDNATFMDCLF; from the coding sequence ATGCGCTTCATCCACAACACCAGCACCGACCCGGCCTTCAACCTCGCCGCCGAGGAATGGCTGCTGCGCCACACGGACACGGACATCTTCATGCTCTGGCGCAACGCGCCCGCCGTCATCGTCGGACGCAACCAGAACACCGCCTCGGAGATCGACGAGGAATTCGTGCGTGAGCGCGGCATCACGGTCATTCGACGCCTGACGGGTGGCGGGGCCGTGTTTCACGATCTGGGCAACGTCAACTTCACCTTCATCCAACTCGGCAAGCAAACCAAACAGCTGGACTTCCATCGCTTCACCGCCCCGATCATGGAAGCCCTGCAGGCCATGGGCGTAAACTGCCGGTTTGAAGGCCGCAACGACCTGGTCATCGACGGGCAAAAGTTTTCCGGCAACGCACAACTCCTGGAAAAGGACCGCGTCCTGCATCACGGCACCCTGCTCTTCTCCTCACAGATGGCCGACCTGTCCGGAGCCTTAAGGATCAATCCGGTCAAGTACGTGGACAAGGCGGTCAAGAGCGTCGCCAAGCGGGTCACCAACATTTCAAGCCACCTGCCCGAGCCCATTGATGTGGAGACCTTCGTCCGCCGCGTCATGGCCTATGTTTCCGGCAACGAGGCAGAAACCCTGCCCGGCCTTCGCGCGAGCGAGGAAGCGGCCATAAACGGGCTTGTCGAATCGAAGTACGGCACGTGGGACTGGAATTTCGGCTCCTCGCCCAACTATGGCTTCACACGGGGCACGCGCACCGAGGGCGGCGTTGTGGAAGTTCACCTCGATGTCCGGCACGGCCGCATCGAACAGGCCAGGATTTTCGGGGACTTCTTCGGAGCGCGAACCGTGGCTGAGCTTGAAGCCCTGCTCGCGGGCTGCCGTCACGAACGGAGCGAACTGTCCAGACACCTGGCGAATGTCCGGATCGACGAATTCATTCGCAACGTGGATAACGCGACATTCATGGACTGTCTTTTCTGA
- a CDS encoding D-cysteine desulfhydrase, translated as MNFTKFPRRPYLNGPTPIESMPNLTKALGGDVNLFIKRDDLLPGAAGGNKTRKLEFCIGDALEKGADTIITCGAVQSNHCRLTLSWSVKEGLDCHLVLEERVKGSYKPEGSGNNFLFQLLGVKSLRVVPAGSDMMAEMQKVADGLAAEGRKPYIVPGGASNAIGALGYVSCAEEILGQLNDMRLPVDHVVVPSGSAGTHAGMVVGMYGMNANIPVSGVNVSRKKPVQEEIVFNLASEVARKLGLSSDVPREQVVCYDEYVGPGYSLPTESMVEAVNLFARTEGVLLDPVYSGKAAAGLIDLVRKGAFGKGTNVLFLHTGGSPALYAYLDTFYGN; from the coding sequence ATGAATTTCACCAAGTTTCCCAGACGTCCGTACCTGAACGGCCCCACCCCGATCGAATCCATGCCGAACCTGACCAAGGCTCTGGGCGGGGATGTAAATCTCTTCATCAAGCGCGATGACCTGCTGCCTGGCGCGGCCGGCGGCAACAAGACGCGCAAGCTCGAATTCTGCATCGGTGACGCTTTGGAAAAAGGCGCCGACACCATCATTACCTGCGGTGCCGTGCAGTCGAACCACTGCCGCCTGACCCTGTCCTGGTCCGTCAAGGAGGGCCTTGATTGCCATCTGGTTCTCGAAGAACGCGTCAAGGGATCCTACAAGCCCGAGGGCAGCGGCAACAACTTCCTGTTTCAGCTTCTGGGCGTGAAGAGCCTGCGCGTCGTGCCTGCCGGTTCGGACATGATGGCCGAGATGCAGAAGGTCGCTGACGGGCTCGCCGCCGAAGGTCGCAAGCCCTATATCGTCCCCGGCGGAGCTTCGAACGCCATCGGAGCCCTTGGCTATGTCTCGTGTGCTGAAGAGATACTGGGCCAGTTGAATGACATGCGCCTGCCTGTCGACCATGTCGTTGTTCCTTCCGGAAGCGCCGGCACCCATGCGGGCATGGTCGTTGGCATGTATGGAATGAATGCAAACATTCCCGTGAGCGGCGTGAACGTGTCCCGCAAGAAGCCGGTTCAGGAAGAGATTGTCTTCAACCTGGCTTCCGAGGTCGCCCGCAAGCTCGGGTTGAGCTCCGACGTCCCCCGCGAACAGGTGGTCTGCTATGACGAATACGTTGGTCCCGGCTACTCCCTGCCCACCGAGAGCATGGTCGAGGCGGTGAACCTGTTCGCCAGGACCGAGGGTGTCCTGCTCGATCCGGTTTACTCAGGCAAGGCTGCGGCCGGACTGATTGACTTGGTTCGCAAGGGCGCATTCGGAAAAGGCACCAACGTTCTTTTCCTGCATACCGGCGGTTCTCCGGCATTGTATGCGTATCTCGACACCTTTTACGGCAATTAG
- a CDS encoding aspartate racemase RacD gives MTEQMTEKIVGILGGMGPEATIDLMMRIMRLTPAKDDIDHIHCIVDNNPKVPSRIKAIIEGTGESPAACMAGMAQRLEASGADFIVIPCNTAHHYHGDVQKSVHVPVLNLIELTVESVLGALPGVGTVGLLASPAVRITGLYENIFLPRGVEVVYPTLEDEGRLFQLIREIKAGARGEKVRRDFGEIVSGLSSMGAEVGIIACTELSVVGEGDFPMPVFDAADILAKEIVDIVKNNKEY, from the coding sequence ATGACAGAGCAGATGACGGAAAAGATCGTCGGCATTCTCGGCGGGATGGGGCCTGAGGCCACCATAGACCTCATGATGCGGATCATGAGGCTGACCCCGGCCAAGGACGACATCGACCACATTCATTGCATCGTCGACAACAATCCCAAGGTTCCTTCGCGCATCAAGGCCATCATCGAAGGAACAGGGGAGAGCCCGGCGGCATGCATGGCAGGCATGGCCCAACGTCTGGAAGCGAGCGGTGCCGATTTTATCGTCATTCCCTGTAATACGGCGCATCATTACCACGGGGACGTGCAGAAAAGCGTGCACGTCCCTGTGCTCAACCTTATCGAACTGACTGTCGAATCCGTTCTCGGCGCACTTCCCGGCGTCGGCACGGTCGGCCTCCTCGCTTCACCAGCTGTCCGGATCACGGGTCTCTACGAGAATATTTTCCTGCCAAGGGGAGTGGAGGTCGTCTATCCGACCCTGGAGGATGAAGGCCGCTTGTTCCAGCTGATCAGAGAGATCAAGGCCGGGGCGCGTGGTGAGAAGGTCCGGCGTGATTTCGGTGAAATCGTGTCGGGGCTGAGTTCGATGGGGGCCGAGGTAGGCATTATCGCCTGCACGGAGCTCAGCGTTGTTGGCGAGGGCGACTTCCCTATGCCCGTGTTCGATGCCGCGGACATCCTGGCCAAAGAGATCGTGGATATCGTGAAAAACAACAAAGAGTATTGA
- a CDS encoding reactive intermediate/imine deaminase: MKKTKIHSDKAPAAIGPYSQAIASGELVFVSGQLPIDPATGQIPGDSITHRTHLCLQNMRSIVEAAGGSLGGAVKTTIFLTDMNDFKAVNAVYAEYFDEPFPARSTVQVAALPLGADIEIEAVFQI, encoded by the coding sequence ATGAAGAAAACAAAAATTCATTCCGACAAGGCGCCGGCGGCGATCGGCCCCTATTCCCAGGCCATTGCCTCGGGAGAGCTTGTCTTCGTGTCCGGGCAACTGCCCATCGATCCCGCGACGGGTCAGATTCCCGGTGATTCCATAACGCACAGGACCCACCTTTGCCTGCAGAACATGCGCAGCATCGTCGAAGCAGCCGGCGGCAGCCTCGGTGGTGCCGTCAAAACGACGATCTTTCTGACTGACATGAATGATTTCAAGGCCGTCAATGCGGTCTATGCGGAATATTTTGACGAGCCCTTCCCTGCCCGAAGCACCGTTCAGGTTGCTGCGCTGCCCTTGGGGGCGGACATCGAGATCGAAGCCGTCTTTCAGATCTAA